One segment of Pirellulales bacterium DNA contains the following:
- a CDS encoding P-II family nitrogen regulator, whose amino-acid sequence MKLIIAIIQPSKLEAVKAALTEVEVFRLTVMDVQGFGRQKGHAELYRGHEISVNLLRKVQLQIAVNEDFVEPTINAIIKGGRSSPNGEIGDGKIFVLPMDDCIRIRTGERGGEAI is encoded by the coding sequence ATGAAGCTCATTATTGCCATCATTCAGCCCAGCAAGTTGGAGGCCGTTAAGGCCGCGCTGACGGAAGTCGAGGTATTCCGATTGACCGTCATGGACGTGCAAGGCTTTGGCCGCCAAAAGGGACACGCAGAGTTGTATCGCGGGCACGAAATTAGCGTGAATTTGCTGCGCAAGGTGCAATTGCAAATTGCCGTGAACGAAGATTTTGTGGAGCCCACGATTAACGCCATTATCAAAGGGGGGCGGTCATCGCCCAATGGGGAAATCGGCGACGGCAAGATTTTTGTGCTGCCGATGGACGATTGCATCCGCATCCGCACCGGCGAACGGGGCGGAGAAGCGATCTGA